One part of the Candidatus Reconcilbacillus cellulovorans genome encodes these proteins:
- a CDS encoding transcriptional regulator, giving the protein MKIDLSGDSDEKALVVFEALASAVRLKMLRLLAERPMNVRELAEATGLSSAIMTLHVRKLERAGLVRTELLPGRNGVQKRCSLAVARLETVFPTARTAEKEFHEVEISVGHYVDFRIEPTCGLATTEKVIGEFDEPVYFSHPERVNAKILWFGKGYVEYRVPNFLLASQQPVELEISLELSSEAPRTNPDWPSDIAFYLNGVRLGVWTSPGDFGDRRGRYTPDWWPPAINQYGLLKRLKITKNGTFVDGNPMSSVTIDDVSIRNRHWSFRIAVEDDAEHIGGATLFGRGFGNYDQDIVFRLIYVKTSPGPFPQTTPDTDRG; this is encoded by the coding sequence ATGAAAATCGACCTGTCCGGCGATTCCGACGAGAAGGCGCTGGTCGTGTTCGAGGCGCTCGCCAGCGCCGTGCGGCTGAAAATGCTGCGGCTTTTAGCAGAACGGCCGATGAACGTCCGCGAACTGGCCGAAGCGACCGGACTGAGCAGCGCCATCATGACCCTGCACGTGCGGAAATTGGAACGGGCCGGCCTTGTCCGCACGGAGCTGCTTCCCGGGCGCAACGGAGTGCAAAAACGGTGTTCGCTGGCCGTCGCCCGGCTGGAAACCGTATTCCCGACCGCCCGGACGGCCGAAAAAGAATTTCATGAAGTTGAAATTTCCGTCGGCCATTACGTCGATTTCCGGATTGAGCCGACTTGCGGCCTGGCAACGACGGAAAAGGTGATCGGAGAATTCGACGAACCGGTTTATTTTTCTCATCCCGAGCGCGTCAACGCCAAAATTTTATGGTTCGGCAAAGGGTACGTCGAATATCGCGTCCCCAATTTTCTACTTGCCAGCCAACAACCGGTCGAACTTGAAATCTCGCTTGAGCTTTCGTCCGAAGCGCCGCGAACGAATCCGGACTGGCCGTCCGACATCGCGTTTTACTTAAACGGCGTCCGGCTCGGCGTCTGGACGAGCCCGGGCGATTTCGGCGACCGGCGCGGCCGGTACACGCCCGACTGGTGGCCGCCGGCCATCAACCAGTATGGTTTGCTGAAACGGCTGAAAATCACGAAAAACGGTACGTTCGTCGACGGCAACCCGATGTCGAGCGTGACGATCGACGACGTCTCGATCCGAAACCGGCACTGGTCCTTCCGCATCGCCGTCGAGGACGACGCCGAACACATCGGCGGCGCCACGCTGTTCGGGCGCGGATTCGGCAACTACGACCAGGACATCGTGTTCCGCCTCATTTACGTCAAAACGTCGCCCGGGCCATTTCCGCAAACCACTCCGGATACCGATCGCGGATAA
- a CDS encoding glutamate-5-semialdehyde dehydrogenase: protein MSEVRLKAERAKAAAAVLANRPTPDKNRVLLRMAELLWRDRAAIVEANGVDLERGRAGGLSAALLDRLLLNDRRIEAMAEGLRAVAELPDPVGETVERLERPNGLIIEKVRVPLGVVGIVYESRPNVTADAAGLCLKTGNAVVLRGGSAALESNKAIVRALHRALEETDFPPDALQLVEDTDRASVDEMLRLNGLLDVVIPRGGRALIRHVVERASVPVIETGEGVCHTYIDAEADPGKAASIALNAKVQRPSVCNAMETLLVDAPFAEKHLAGLAEQFRTAGVELRGCPRARSLVPWMREATEEDWGTEYLDLILSVRVVDGLDEAIDHIRRYGTRHSECIVTENRERAERFLREIDAAVVYHNASTRFTDGFEFGFGAEIGISTQKLHARGPMGLKELTSYKYVVRGDGQIRM from the coding sequence GTGAGCGAAGTCAGGCTGAAGGCAGAGCGGGCCAAAGCCGCCGCGGCCGTTCTCGCCAACCGGCCGACGCCGGACAAAAACCGGGTTCTTCTGCGGATGGCGGAGCTTCTTTGGCGCGACAGAGCGGCCATCGTCGAAGCCAACGGCGTCGACCTCGAGCGCGGGCGCGCCGGCGGGCTGTCCGCTGCCCTGCTGGACCGGCTGCTTCTAAACGACAGGCGCATCGAAGCGATGGCCGAAGGTTTGCGCGCCGTCGCAGAATTGCCCGATCCCGTCGGCGAAACCGTCGAACGGCTCGAACGACCGAACGGACTCATCATCGAAAAAGTGCGCGTGCCGCTCGGCGTCGTCGGAATCGTATACGAGTCGCGCCCGAACGTGACCGCCGATGCGGCCGGCCTCTGCCTGAAAACGGGCAACGCGGTCGTTCTCCGCGGCGGTTCCGCCGCGCTTGAATCGAACAAAGCGATCGTCCGCGCCCTGCATCGCGCTCTGGAAGAGACCGATTTTCCTCCCGATGCCCTTCAGCTCGTGGAAGATACCGACAGGGCGTCCGTCGACGAAATGCTGCGTCTGAACGGCCTGCTCGACGTCGTCATCCCGCGCGGCGGCCGGGCGCTCATCCGGCACGTCGTCGAGCGGGCGAGCGTACCGGTCATCGAAACGGGAGAAGGCGTCTGCCACACGTACATCGACGCCGAAGCCGATCCCGGCAAGGCGGCGTCCATCGCCCTGAACGCGAAAGTACAGCGGCCGAGCGTCTGCAATGCCATGGAAACCCTGCTCGTCGATGCGCCCTTCGCGGAAAAACATCTCGCCGGTTTGGCCGAACAATTCCGTACGGCCGGCGTTGAACTGCGCGGCTGTCCGCGCGCCCGCTCGCTCGTGCCGTGGATGCGCGAAGCGACGGAAGAAGACTGGGGCACCGAATACCTCGACCTGATCTTGTCGGTCCGCGTCGTCGACGGGCTCGATGAAGCGATCGACCACATCCGGCGCTACGGAACTCGCCATTCTGAATGCATCGTAACGGAAAACCGGGAGCGCGCGGAGCGGTTTTTACGGGAAATCGACGCTGCGGTTGTATACCACAACGCCTCCACACGGTTCACCGACGGCTTCGAATTCGGCTTCGGCGCAGAAATCGGCATCAGCACCCAGAAGCTGCACGCCCGCGGACCGATGGGATTGAAAGAGCTGACGTCATACAAATACGTCGTCCGCGGCGACGGCCAGATCCGCATGTGA
- a CDS encoding methylthioribulose-1-phosphate dehydratase, translated as MPMNALCLEDVERTFQLLRQTKARLDVRGFFPATSGNLSARIGPFSPDRFAFAVTTGGRDKSDMSPEDFLIVDQNGRPVGETRLKPSAETLIHCEIYRLTGCGAVVHAHTVFNNLASKLYREQGGVPIEGCDMLKAFGIWETGAPVELPILPNDGDAVRVARSIKSGITRKVPGFLLHNHGIFVWGDDLQAARRHLEAFEFLLELRCRLDGARRS; from the coding sequence ATGCCCATGAACGCGCTTTGTCTGGAGGACGTCGAACGAACGTTTCAGCTTTTGCGTCAGACGAAAGCCCGACTCGACGTCCGCGGCTTTTTCCCCGCCACGAGCGGCAACCTGTCCGCCCGCATCGGACCGTTTTCGCCCGACCGGTTCGCGTTTGCCGTCACGACCGGCGGCCGGGACAAATCCGACATGTCGCCGGAAGATTTCCTGATCGTCGACCAGAACGGCCGCCCCGTCGGAGAAACTCGGCTGAAACCGTCGGCGGAAACGCTCATCCACTGCGAAATTTACCGACTGACCGGCTGCGGGGCCGTCGTCCACGCCCATACCGTGTTCAACAATCTGGCGTCGAAGCTGTACAGGGAACAAGGAGGCGTGCCGATCGAGGGATGCGACATGCTGAAGGCGTTCGGGATTTGGGAAACCGGCGCTCCCGTCGAACTTCCCATCCTTCCCAACGACGGGGACGCCGTCCGCGTTGCCCGAAGTATCAAGAGCGGCATAACGCGGAAAGTGCCAGGCTTTTTATTGCACAACCACGGCATTTTCGTCTGGGGCGACGACCTGCAGGCCGCGCGCCGGCATCTCGAAGCGTTCGAATTTTTGTTGGAGCTCCGTTGCAGGCTTGATGGGGCGCGTCGATCCTGA
- a CDS encoding redox-sensing transcriptional repressor Rex codes for MKTERISEAVVRRLPIYLRHLEELRRNGVRTISSKELGRKLDLNPAQIRKDLAYFGEFGKKGIGYDVSYLIEKIRQILKLDRTIAVGLVGAGNLGRALCNYNAYLRDNMKIVAVFDAAPEKIGQKINNLTILPMDELAATVAAKNIRIGIITVPASEAQSVANRFVEAGVDAILNFAPVVLRVPPHVRVHHADFTADLQSLAYYLN; via the coding sequence ATGAAAACCGAACGCATTTCGGAGGCGGTCGTACGCCGGCTGCCGATTTATTTACGACATCTCGAGGAATTGCGGCGCAACGGCGTGCGGACGATTTCGTCGAAGGAACTCGGCCGCAAGCTGGATCTGAATCCGGCGCAAATCCGCAAGGATCTCGCATATTTTGGGGAATTCGGAAAAAAGGGGATTGGTTATGACGTTTCTTATTTGATCGAAAAGATCAGGCAAATTCTAAAACTGGACCGGACGATCGCGGTCGGACTCGTCGGAGCGGGCAACCTCGGTCGGGCGCTTTGCAATTACAACGCCTATCTACGCGACAATATGAAAATCGTCGCCGTATTCGACGCGGCTCCGGAAAAAATCGGCCAGAAGATCAACAACCTGACGATCTTGCCGATGGACGAGCTTGCGGCGACGGTTGCGGCGAAAAACATCCGGATCGGCATCATCACCGTTCCCGCTTCCGAAGCGCAGTCCGTCGCGAACCGTTTCGTCGAGGCGGGCGTCGACGCGATTTTGAATTTCGCGCCCGTTGTCTTGCGCGTGCCGCCGCATGTCCGCGTTCATCATGCCGATTTCACAGCGGATCTCCAGAGTTTGGCTTATTATTTAAATTGA
- a CDS encoding glutamate 5-kinase: protein MRRIVIKIGSSSLTGECGGLDRERVRFYAKEISRLADAGFKPLVVTSGAVAAGFRAIGYPHRPRLLREKQAAAAVGQGLLMKEYAEAFAEHDRIVAQLLLTRSDLSDRRRMQNALAAVEELLVRGVVPVINENDTVAVDELKFGDNDTLSALVAALVKAEQLVIATDTDGLYTDDPRRNPAARKIERVGSIDDGLFRMAGGSGSAVGTGGMRSKLEAARIAVLAGIEVFVGRVAAPGDLELAVSGRGKGTYFEATGSSMSAKKRWIGFHSLPKGAVDVDDGAAKAITEGGKSLLPAGVRGVDGDFHPGDVVEVRHAGRIIGRGVVNYEAAQLRAAAGLSSEEVKRRFDVARIEVIHRDEWVAFETLNVRGGLVP from the coding sequence ATGCGGCGTATCGTCATCAAAATCGGCAGCAGTTCGCTGACGGGCGAATGCGGCGGACTGGACCGGGAACGCGTCCGGTTTTACGCGAAAGAAATTTCCCGGCTGGCCGACGCGGGGTTCAAACCGCTCGTCGTGACATCCGGCGCTGTCGCGGCCGGCTTTCGGGCGATCGGTTATCCGCACCGCCCGCGCCTCTTGCGCGAAAAACAAGCGGCAGCGGCCGTCGGCCAAGGTTTGCTGATGAAAGAATACGCCGAAGCGTTTGCCGAACACGACCGCATTGTCGCCCAACTGCTGCTGACGAGATCGGACCTATCCGACCGCAGGCGAATGCAAAACGCGCTTGCGGCTGTCGAGGAACTGCTCGTCCGCGGCGTCGTCCCGGTCATCAACGAGAACGACACGGTCGCGGTCGACGAGCTGAAATTCGGCGACAACGACACCCTGTCCGCGCTTGTCGCCGCACTCGTCAAGGCCGAACAGCTCGTCATCGCCACCGACACCGACGGCCTCTACACCGACGACCCGCGGCGCAATCCTGCCGCGCGCAAAATCGAACGCGTCGGCTCGATCGACGACGGGTTGTTCCGGATGGCCGGCGGATCGGGCTCTGCGGTCGGCACCGGCGGCATGCGCTCAAAACTGGAGGCGGCTCGCATCGCCGTGCTCGCCGGCATCGAAGTGTTCGTCGGCCGCGTCGCCGCGCCGGGCGATCTGGAACTCGCCGTCTCCGGCCGCGGCAAAGGAACGTATTTCGAGGCGACCGGGTCCTCCATGTCCGCCAAAAAGCGATGGATCGGCTTCCACTCCCTGCCGAAAGGCGCCGTGGACGTCGACGACGGCGCCGCAAAAGCGATCACCGAGGGCGGCAAAAGCCTGCTTCCCGCCGGTGTTCGCGGGGTGGACGGGGATTTTCATCCCGGCGACGTCGTCGAAGTCCGGCACGCCGGACGGATTATCGGCCGCGGCGTCGTCAACTACGAGGCCGCTCAGTTGCGCGCGGCGGCTGGCCTGTCTTCAGAAGAAGTGAAACGTCGTTTCGACGTCGCGCGCATCGAAGTCATTCACCGCGACGAATGGGTCGCCTTCGAAACTCTTAACGTCAGAGGAGGTCTTGTACCGTGA
- a CDS encoding pyrroline-5-carboxylate reductase, with protein sequence MHAEKTLSETSILFLGAGNMAEALVRGLCESGAADPVRICVLNAVDAEKRVRLAERYGVRTGSVGSDLADEARRADWIVLAMKPKDVGRALSDLVPHVSEGHLVISVVAGLSIGAIQRAIGRRPVVRTMPNTSSTIGLGATAVAFSPEVTDQQAKLVLELFRTVGLVETVAEPFLDAVTALSGSGPAYVYLLMEAMAAEAAAQGLDPGCALRLATQTALGAAEMVRKTGEHPAELRRRVASPNGTTQAALEILDRMGFVPAVRAAMRRAAERSQEIGLELDRSIPGA encoded by the coding sequence ATGCATGCGGAAAAAACGTTGTCCGAAACGTCCATCCTCTTTCTCGGCGCCGGCAACATGGCGGAAGCGCTCGTCCGCGGCCTCTGCGAATCGGGCGCCGCGGACCCAGTCCGCATCTGCGTGCTGAACGCCGTCGACGCCGAAAAACGGGTCCGGCTTGCTGAACGATACGGCGTGCGGACCGGATCAGTAGGGTCGGATTTGGCCGACGAAGCGCGGCGCGCCGACTGGATCGTTCTGGCGATGAAGCCGAAAGACGTCGGCCGTGCCTTGAGCGATCTGGTCCCCCACGTTTCCGAGGGGCATCTGGTCATTTCCGTTGTCGCCGGTCTGTCGATCGGCGCGATTCAGCGCGCCATAGGCCGACGGCCCGTCGTCCGCACGATGCCGAACACGTCGAGCACGATCGGTCTCGGCGCCACCGCCGTCGCCTTTTCGCCGGAAGTGACGGACCAACAGGCGAAGCTCGTCTTGGAACTGTTCCGCACCGTCGGCCTGGTAGAAACGGTGGCCGAACCTTTCTTAGATGCCGTCACCGCCTTGTCCGGCAGTGGGCCCGCCTATGTCTACCTGCTGATGGAAGCAATGGCCGCCGAAGCCGCCGCGCAAGGGCTTGACCCCGGATGCGCTCTTCGTCTTGCTACCCAGACGGCGCTCGGCGCGGCCGAAATGGTGCGGAAAACGGGAGAACATCCGGCGGAATTGCGCCGGCGCGTCGCGTCGCCGAACGGAACGACCCAGGCCGCGCTCGAAATACTCGATCGGATGGGCTTCGTCCCCGCCGTCCGTGCGGCGATGCGGCGTGCTGCAGAACGGTCGCAGGAAATCGGCCTTGAGCTCGACCGCTCGATCCCGGGCGCGTAA
- a CDS encoding N-ethylammeline chlorohydrolase: MARVLFAGGTFITMDERRPVVEGYMSVADGRIEWIGPERPTGEFDEIVDGRGKWFLPGLVNTHSHAAMSLLRGYGDDMELGEWLEKKMWPAEARFTGDDVYWGTLLAIVEMLKSGTTCFADMYDQMDRVAEAVAESGIRAALARGVIGLCPPEVQRAKLDDAVRFARQWNGAADGRITTMLAPHAPYTCPPEYIERIVEAAHELDLPVHIHLSETRREVEEHERKYGLRPVEHMARIGLFSRPCLAAHAVHLTDKEIEMLAQYGVHVSHNPGSNLKLASGFARLVDLLRAGVTVGLGTDGAASNNNLDMFEEIRLAALIAKATTGDATAVGAFQALRLGTVDGARALWLDDVGKLAPGMKADIIAVDAEQPHFYPRSDVVSHLVYAASGADVTDVWIDGQAVVRGRMCVRLDEERIRAEAEARFARLTGASKG, translated from the coding sequence ATGGCGCGCGTTCTGTTTGCAGGCGGCACGTTCATCACGATGGACGAGCGGCGTCCGGTCGTTGAAGGCTACATGAGCGTCGCCGACGGCCGCATCGAATGGATCGGCCCCGAACGGCCGACCGGCGAGTTCGATGAAATCGTCGACGGGCGGGGTAAGTGGTTTTTGCCCGGGTTGGTCAATACGCATTCGCACGCCGCCATGTCGCTTTTAAGAGGGTACGGCGACGACATGGAGCTCGGCGAATGGCTGGAAAAAAAAATGTGGCCTGCGGAAGCGCGGTTTACGGGCGACGATGTTTACTGGGGGACACTGCTGGCCATCGTCGAAATGTTGAAAAGCGGCACGACGTGTTTTGCCGATATGTACGATCAGATGGACCGGGTCGCCGAGGCGGTCGCCGAGTCCGGCATCCGCGCAGCGCTTGCCCGCGGGGTGATCGGCCTCTGCCCGCCGGAGGTGCAACGGGCGAAACTGGACGACGCCGTCCGGTTCGCGCGGCAATGGAACGGAGCCGCGGACGGCCGGATTACAACGATGCTCGCGCCGCACGCTCCTTACACATGTCCTCCTGAGTACATCGAACGGATCGTGGAAGCCGCGCACGAGCTGGACTTGCCGGTTCACATCCATTTGTCCGAAACCCGGCGGGAAGTGGAAGAACACGAGCGAAAGTATGGGCTTCGGCCTGTCGAACATATGGCCCGCATCGGGCTGTTTTCGCGGCCGTGTCTGGCGGCGCACGCCGTCCACCTGACGGACAAAGAAATCGAAATGCTGGCGCAGTACGGCGTTCACGTCTCCCACAATCCCGGCAGCAACCTGAAACTGGCCAGCGGATTCGCGCGTCTCGTCGATTTGCTCCGCGCGGGCGTGACCGTCGGCCTCGGCACCGACGGCGCGGCCAGCAACAACAATCTCGACATGTTTGAAGAAATCCGGCTCGCCGCGCTGATCGCCAAGGCGACGACCGGCGACGCGACCGCGGTCGGCGCCTTTCAAGCGCTGAGACTCGGCACCGTCGACGGCGCGCGTGCTTTGTGGCTGGACGACGTCGGCAAACTCGCGCCGGGCATGAAAGCCGACATCATCGCCGTCGACGCGGAACAGCCCCATTTCTATCCGCGGTCGGACGTCGTGTCGCATCTCGTCTACGCGGCATCCGGCGCCGACGTGACGGACGTCTGGATCGACGGCCAAGCGGTTGTTCGCGGTCGGATGTGCGTACGGCTCGACGAAGAACGCATCCGTGCGGAAGCGGAGGCGCGATTCGCCCGGTTGACGGGCGCTTCGAAAGGGTGA
- a CDS encoding anion permease produces the protein MPDISLLVVLVLALALFFDFTNGWNDSANAIATVVATRVLKPLHAVLLAAALNLAGAFAFTGVAKTIFKGIADPSRMSDLYVVAAILIGAIAWNTLMTLLGLPISASHALIGGIVGAAYAYGGAGVLVAKGIYMTLLAMLVSPAIGIAAAYVLMRLLNAAFARVPHSRVRKTFGWLQLLSVSFMSFSHGTNDAQKTMGIMMMALTIGGLAHTGSDIPAWVKVSAGLAIAIGTAVGGWKVVKTMGLRLSKLEPIHGFAAETAAATILTTVSKLGIPVSSTHTITGSIIGVGLSRGLSSVRWGVAGKIVYAWVLTLPGTAVLSFVVYEAIRWLRQF, from the coding sequence ATGCCTGACATCAGCTTGCTCGTCGTCCTCGTGTTGGCGCTCGCCCTCTTTTTCGACTTCACGAACGGCTGGAACGACTCCGCCAACGCCATCGCCACCGTCGTGGCGACGCGCGTGCTCAAACCGCTGCACGCCGTGCTGCTGGCGGCGGCGCTTAATCTAGCCGGCGCGTTTGCATTCACCGGCGTCGCCAAAACGATTTTCAAAGGAATCGCCGATCCGTCGCGTATGTCCGATCTATACGTCGTCGCCGCCATCTTGATCGGTGCGATCGCCTGGAACACGCTCATGACGTTGCTCGGCCTGCCGATCAGCGCCTCCCACGCGCTCATCGGCGGAATCGTCGGGGCGGCCTATGCCTACGGCGGCGCCGGAGTGCTCGTCGCCAAAGGCATTTACATGACGTTGCTCGCGATGCTCGTGTCGCCGGCGATCGGCATCGCCGCCGCCTATGTGCTGATGCGCCTGCTGAACGCCGCGTTCGCCCGCGTTCCGCATTCGCGCGTGCGGAAAACGTTCGGATGGCTTCAGCTGCTGTCGGTTTCGTTCATGTCGTTCAGCCACGGCACCAACGACGCGCAGAAAACGATGGGCATCATGATGATGGCGTTGACGATCGGCGGACTGGCGCATACCGGTTCCGACATCCCCGCGTGGGTCAAAGTGTCCGCAGGACTGGCCATCGCCATCGGCACCGCCGTCGGCGGATGGAAAGTCGTCAAGACCATGGGCTTGCGCCTGAGCAAACTCGAACCGATTCACGGCTTTGCGGCGGAAACCGCGGCGGCGACCATTCTGACGACCGTCTCGAAGCTCGGCATTCCGGTCAGCTCGACGCACACGATCACCGGTTCCATTATCGGCGTTGGCCTTTCCCGCGGATTGTCGTCCGTGCGCTGGGGCGTCGCCGGCAAAATCGTCTACGCCTGGGTATTGACCTTGCCGGGAACGGCCGTCCTGTCGTTCGTCGTCTACGAAGCGATCCGCTGGCTACGCCAATTCTAG
- a CDS encoding carbon-nitrogen hydrolase, with amino-acid sequence MLRLALVQMAPEDGHPDRNERRVERLVREAAQHRPKPDIIVLPELWNTGYVPEKAAELADPDGRRTRERMSSLARECGIRLVAGSVAERLGDGRIVNAAYLFDEKGRTVGRYEKIHLFRPGGEHRHFAAGGRADVFSLGGVPVAVIVCYDLRFPELCRRLALQGTRVVFVPAAWPASRAAHWRLLLAARAVENQLFVAGCNRTGRVGNTAFAGGSAVFGPWGEAVAEAGDEECVVFAEIWLDRIEEARAAIPVWDDRRPDVY; translated from the coding sequence ATGCTTCGCCTTGCGCTCGTCCAAATGGCGCCGGAAGACGGACATCCCGACCGCAACGAACGGCGCGTGGAACGCCTCGTGCGGGAAGCCGCGCAACACCGCCCGAAACCCGACATTATCGTTCTTCCGGAATTGTGGAACACCGGCTATGTTCCGGAAAAAGCAGCCGAACTCGCCGACCCGGACGGCCGACGGACGCGGGAACGAATGTCCTCGCTCGCACGGGAATGCGGCATTCGACTTGTGGCCGGATCGGTCGCGGAGCGGCTCGGCGACGGGCGGATCGTCAACGCCGCCTATCTCTTTGACGAAAAGGGTCGGACTGTCGGCCGCTATGAAAAGATTCACCTTTTTCGGCCGGGCGGCGAACACCGGCATTTCGCCGCAGGCGGCCGCGCGGACGTCTTTTCGCTTGGTGGGGTACCGGTCGCCGTCATCGTATGTTACGATCTGCGGTTTCCCGAATTATGCAGGCGACTGGCTCTGCAAGGGACCCGCGTCGTGTTCGTTCCGGCCGCCTGGCCGGCTTCTCGGGCGGCACATTGGCGACTTTTGCTCGCCGCGCGCGCCGTAGAAAACCAGCTGTTCGTAGCGGGTTGCAACCGCACGGGCCGTGTGGGAAACACGGCGTTCGCCGGCGGATCGGCGGTCTTCGGGCCGTGGGGCGAAGCGGTGGCGGAAGCCGGAGACGAAGAATGCGTCGTGTTCGCGGAGATTTGGCTCGACCGGATCGAGGAAGCGCGCGCGGCGATTCCCGTCTGGGACGACCGCCGGCCGGACGTTTACTGA